A part of Sulfurimonas sp. HSL-1716 genomic DNA contains:
- a CDS encoding LemA family protein, which translates to MTILIIIAVAALILILMYNSLIAKKNQVENIFGGVDAVLKKRYDLIPNLVASVSKYMEHEKSILENVTKLRSEANKPGLSDKEKIELDTKITSALGSIMVAVENYPDLKANENVMNLQHNLTEIESQISAARRAYNQAVTDYNNAIEMFPTNMMASFMSLGKKDVFVISEGERKNVNVKEMFNS; encoded by the coding sequence ATGACGATACTCATAATAATTGCGGTTGCGGCGTTGATTTTGATACTTATGTACAACTCTCTCATAGCAAAGAAAAATCAGGTCGAAAACATATTTGGAGGCGTGGATGCAGTACTAAAAAAACGTTATGACCTTATCCCTAATCTCGTTGCATCCGTTTCAAAATATATGGAACATGAAAAATCTATCTTGGAAAATGTGACCAAGCTTCGCTCAGAAGCCAACAAACCGGGTCTCAGCGACAAAGAGAAGATAGAACTGGATACAAAGATCACCTCGGCATTAGGCTCCATTATGGTCGCAGTCGAGAACTATCCTGATCTCAAAGCAAACGAAAACGTCATGAATCTTCAGCATAACCTGACGGAAATAGAATCTCAGATATCAGCCGCACGCCGCGCTTATAATCAGGCAGTTACGGACTACAACAATGCGATCGAAATGTTTCCGACGAATATGATGGCTTCATTTATGAGCCTTGGCAAAAAAGATGTCTTTGTCATAAGCGAAGGCGAGCGCAAGAACGTAAACGTAAAAGAGATGTTTAACTCATAA
- a CDS encoding diguanylate cyclase, which yields MSDRLKTVERQNSVLHKLNEIAAISDISPIETLRKALEIGKEYFGLEFGIVSHIVGEEYRVDVQSSPPQTLFDGQLFELGSTYCKTTLETDSVLAITDVTTSKYRGHPCHRDFNLVSYIGAPIRVNSKIYGTINFSSAQARHLEYDKIDDEFMKLLARWAGSFLERQSVLDELSLAKQQFEMIFENNASGILLIDSSCQILMVNKRFCEIIGFSKSELVGENAIIYYLDDLSYQTAREKILNTDKNSYLHMEHQLKRKDGKLIWCEFIGSQIELTKQKSAMIWSILDVTLQKEMQEKLEKQATTDYLTELFNRRYFTGRLEEEISKIKRDEHHEISLIMFDLDRFKDINDTFGHLIGDIVLKKFADILKLNSRKADIIGRIGGEEFAMILPDTNIDNAVVLANRILQETFETKIEIENGSVGFTVSIGVTALSADDINYDTPIVRVDKALYAAKTSGRNKIEVNV from the coding sequence TTGTCGGATAGATTAAAGACGGTCGAACGTCAAAACAGTGTACTTCATAAATTAAACGAAATTGCGGCCATATCTGATATAAGTCCTATAGAGACACTCAGAAAAGCGTTGGAAATAGGCAAAGAGTATTTCGGTTTGGAGTTTGGGATCGTCAGTCATATCGTCGGTGAAGAGTATAGGGTCGATGTTCAGTCATCGCCTCCCCAGACGCTGTTTGACGGACAGTTGTTCGAACTTGGTTCGACGTATTGCAAAACGACACTGGAAACGGATAGTGTTTTAGCCATTACCGATGTCACGACGTCGAAATATAGAGGCCATCCATGCCACAGAGACTTCAATCTTGTGTCATACATAGGAGCTCCTATCAGAGTAAACTCAAAAATTTACGGTACGATAAACTTCTCTTCGGCTCAAGCCAGACATTTGGAATATGACAAGATAGACGATGAGTTCATGAAGCTTCTTGCACGGTGGGCGGGATCGTTTCTGGAGAGACAATCCGTTCTTGACGAGCTTTCTCTTGCAAAACAGCAGTTTGAAATGATCTTTGAAAACAATGCATCGGGAATACTGCTTATCGACAGCAGTTGCCAGATATTGATGGTTAACAAGCGTTTTTGTGAGATCATCGGTTTTTCAAAATCCGAACTTGTAGGAGAAAATGCGATAATCTATTATTTAGACGATCTTTCCTACCAAACTGCTCGGGAAAAAATTCTCAATACCGATAAAAATTCCTATCTGCATATGGAGCATCAGCTTAAAAGAAAAGACGGCAAACTTATCTGGTGCGAATTTATCGGTTCTCAGATCGAACTGACAAAACAAAAGAGTGCCATGATCTGGAGTATTTTGGATGTTACACTTCAAAAAGAGATGCAGGAAAAACTTGAGAAACAGGCTACGACGGATTATTTGACGGAACTTTTTAACAGAAGGTATTTCACCGGCCGTTTAGAAGAGGAGATATCTAAAATTAAAAGAGATGAACACCATGAGATATCTTTAATCATGTTTGATCTCGACAGGTTCAAAGATATCAACGATACGTTCGGACATCTGATCGGTGATATCGTTTTGAAAAAGTTTGCCGATATCTTAAAACTTAATTCAAGAAAAGCGGATATTATCGGAAGGATAGGAGGTGAAGAGTTCGCTATGATTCTTCCCGATACGAATATAGACAACGCCGTTGTTCTGGCAAACAGGATTTTGCAGGAAACTTTTGAAACGAAGATAGAGATTGAAAACGGGAGTGTCGGGTTTACGGTAAGTATCGGCGTGACGGCTTTATCGGCGGATGATATAAACTATGACACGCCTATAGTGCGCGTAGACAAAGCTCTTTATGCTGCAAAGACAAGCGGACGCAACAAAATCGAGGTAAATGTTTAA
- a CDS encoding NAD(P)/FAD-dependent oxidoreductase produces MKKVAIIGAGAAGLTASVILAREGVQVELFEQNSKNAKKILVSGNGHCNISNKNIDVSNYISDNPQFAEYALKRFGFKELEKFMNSLGLLLFCKEDGKCYPLSYEAKSVLSAFEETLANLDVKIFNGHRVESITKDKCFTLTCNDNEKRYGGYDALIVASGLKAAPQLGGNDDGLKFARSLGHTISEPYPSLVGLHSDSEHNGMLSGVKVRGRICVYVDRFKEKSIKGDILFTAYGISGLAVLDISQTASKALLNHQEVELSLDLISEFNPQSLSAQLLQLCKKVPQHSVLSLLSGIIPSKLAAVVLKEMKIQESMQALHLNTKMIKGIMNKLQNYRLRIIDTHGYKHAEVCGGGVNTNEIDAKSFESKKVKDLYFIGEVLDVTGERGGYNFQFAFASAHQCAKAVLNGFS; encoded by the coding sequence ATGAAAAAAGTAGCGATCATCGGAGCCGGAGCCGCCGGATTGACCGCCTCGGTCATTTTGGCAAGAGAGGGTGTTCAAGTCGAGCTCTTTGAGCAAAATTCTAAAAATGCAAAGAAAATACTCGTTTCTGGGAACGGGCACTGCAATATCTCAAACAAAAATATCGACGTCTCAAACTATATATCCGATAATCCGCAATTTGCGGAGTACGCTTTAAAACGGTTCGGATTCAAAGAGCTTGAAAAGTTTATGAACTCTCTAGGGCTGCTTCTCTTTTGCAAAGAGGACGGCAAATGCTATCCGCTCTCGTACGAAGCAAAAAGCGTCCTAAGTGCTTTTGAAGAGACGCTGGCGAACCTTGATGTAAAGATCTTTAACGGCCACAGAGTGGAATCGATCACTAAAGACAAATGCTTTACGCTTACATGTAATGATAATGAAAAGCGTTACGGCGGTTACGATGCGCTCATCGTCGCAAGCGGACTCAAAGCCGCCCCTCAGCTCGGCGGAAACGACGACGGGTTGAAATTTGCACGCTCTTTGGGACACACGATATCTGAGCCTTACCCTTCACTAGTCGGGCTTCACAGCGATTCTGAGCACAACGGGATGCTCTCGGGCGTCAAAGTGAGAGGCAGGATCTGTGTCTATGTAGACAGATTCAAAGAAAAAAGTATCAAAGGGGATATCCTTTTTACCGCTTACGGCATCTCCGGTCTTGCCGTGCTCGATATCTCGCAGACTGCTTCAAAAGCACTTTTGAATCATCAAGAGGTCGAATTGTCTCTCGATCTTATTTCAGAGTTTAATCCGCAGTCTCTATCGGCACAGTTGCTTCAGCTATGTAAAAAAGTCCCGCAGCACTCTGTCTTGAGCCTTCTTAGCGGGATCATCCCCTCAAAACTTGCAGCCGTCGTTTTAAAGGAGATGAAGATACAAGAGAGTATGCAGGCTCTGCACTTGAACACAAAGATGATAAAAGGGATAATGAACAAACTTCAAAACTACAGACTCAGGATCATCGATACTCACGGCTATAAACATGCAGAAGTATGCGGCGGCGGAGTAAATACCAATGAAATTGATGCTAAAAGTTTTGAGTCCAAAAAGGTAAAAGATCTCTACTTTATCGGTGAAGTGCTCGATGTCACTGGAGAGCGCGGCGGATACAACTTTCAGTTCGCGTTCGCATCCGCTCATCAATGTGCCAAAGCGGTCTTGAACGGCTTTTCTTAA
- a CDS encoding F0F1 ATP synthase subunit A — protein sequence MGELFTFFGLISENHIFIFITHTLFTAAIVLVLAKVAMSNLRVVPTGTQNVLEAYLGGVLAMGADVMGKEEARRYLPLVATIGLFVGIANIIGIIPGFEAPSSSLNFTLALALVVFFYYNFEGIRRNGIISYFAHFMGPVWWLAWLMFPIEIVSHISRIISLSFRLFGNVKGDDMFLAVILMLAPWFLPIIPFALLTFMAFLQAFIFMMLTYVYLGGAVAVSEDH from the coding sequence ATGGGTGAATTATTTACATTCTTTGGTTTGATTTCAGAGAACCATATTTTCATATTTATTACGCATACGCTTTTTACAGCGGCTATCGTACTAGTACTGGCTAAGGTCGCAATGTCGAATCTACGTGTGGTTCCCACAGGTACTCAAAACGTTTTAGAAGCATACCTCGGCGGTGTGCTTGCAATGGGGGCAGACGTAATGGGTAAAGAGGAAGCGCGCCGTTATCTTCCTCTAGTAGCAACGATCGGTCTATTTGTCGGTATTGCAAACATTATAGGAATCATTCCTGGTTTTGAAGCTCCGTCTTCATCTCTAAACTTTACTTTGGCGTTAGCTTTAGTCGTGTTTTTCTATTATAACTTCGAAGGTATCCGCCGTAACGGTATCATTTCGTATTTCGCGCATTTTATGGGGCCTGTTTGGTGGCTGGCTTGGTTGATGTTCCCGATCGAGATCGTTTCTCATATCTCTCGTATCATCTCTCTTAGCTTCCGTCTCTTCGGTAACGTTAAAGGTGACGATATGTTCTTAGCGGTAATCTTGATGCTGGCACCTTGGTTCTTGCCTATCATCCCGTTTGCGCTTCTTACTTTTATGGCATTTTTGCAAGCGTTCATCTTTATGATGCTTACTTATGTTTATCTTGGCGGTGCTGTAGCGGTCTCTGAAGATCACTAA
- a CDS encoding thiamine phosphate synthase, whose amino-acid sequence MIKSYLITDPAYYGTDTKTFSTKLSSILDSSKTDFALYRDKENKNYARFAEIFVSTCKSRKIAPILHQDYMLADTLNAYGVHLTSVQFDDIGPAKRLGLFVVVSTHTFDEIKKASELGADAVTYSPVFFSPGKGIPKGLARLKEIVGKINIKIIALGGITTDEQVRAVESCGVFAYASIRKFIKA is encoded by the coding sequence ATGATAAAAAGCTACTTGATAACTGATCCCGCCTACTACGGAACCGATACTAAAACATTCTCCACAAAACTCTCATCGATACTTGACAGCAGCAAGACAGACTTTGCTCTTTACAGAGATAAAGAAAACAAAAATTATGCCCGATTCGCAGAAATTTTTGTCTCTACATGCAAAAGCAGAAAGATCGCGCCGATTCTGCACCAAGATTATATGCTTGCAGATACCCTAAACGCTTACGGAGTGCATCTGACTTCCGTTCAGTTCGATGATATCGGGCCGGCAAAACGGCTCGGGCTTTTCGTGGTAGTGAGTACGCATACCTTTGACGAGATCAAAAAAGCGAGCGAACTCGGAGCCGACGCCGTGACATACAGCCCCGTCTTTTTTTCGCCGGGCAAAGGAATTCCAAAAGGTTTAGCTCGTTTAAAAGAAATTGTAGGTAAAATAAACATTAAAATAATCGCACTGGGCGGAATCACGACGGATGAGCAGGTAAGAGCTGTAGAGTCATGCGGAGTTTTTGCTTATGCATCAATCAGAAAATTTATAAAGGCCTAA
- the gatB gene encoding Asp-tRNA(Asn)/Glu-tRNA(Gln) amidotransferase subunit GatB yields the protein MFEIVIGLEVHVQLNTKTKLFCSCPTSFNHKQNTNTCPTCLALPGALPVFNKEVLKKAVMFGTAIDATINRTSYFDRKSYFYPDSPSAYQITQLYTPIVEHGKLEIDFEDGSKKIIGINRAHIEADAGKNIHDGDISKVDLNRAGTPLLEIVSEPDMRSAEEAILYLKKLHSIVRYLDISDANMQEGSFRVDVNVSIRPKGDENLYTRVEIKNINSFRFIQRAIELEVARQKEAWEDGVYDQEIVQETRLFDQAKQETRSMRGKEEAADYRYFPEPDLLKAVVTDEMYVQATQIPELPDEKKERFVKDFGMNEYNASVITSTLEMAKFFEEMMDEGISAKNAVTWLTVELQGRLKGGMSVETSPVDAKKLGMLVKRIEDNTISGKAAKEVLDYLMENESGVDDAIDKLGLKQVSDTGAIEAIIDEILAANQDKVAEYKSGKDKLFGFFVGQTMKASKGSANPQAVNDILKAKLS from the coding sequence ATGTTTGAAATAGTCATAGGACTAGAGGTTCACGTACAACTTAATACAAAAACAAAACTTTTTTGCTCATGCCCTACAAGTTTTAACCATAAACAAAATACCAACACTTGCCCTACCTGTCTGGCACTTCCAGGAGCTTTGCCCGTCTTTAACAAAGAGGTGTTAAAAAAAGCGGTGATGTTTGGAACGGCGATAGACGCGACGATCAACAGAACTTCATATTTTGACAGAAAATCCTACTTTTACCCTGACAGCCCTTCGGCTTACCAGATCACTCAGCTTTATACTCCGATAGTCGAACATGGAAAACTGGAGATAGATTTTGAAGACGGAAGCAAAAAGATCATAGGCATCAACCGCGCGCACATAGAAGCGGATGCGGGGAAAAACATCCATGACGGCGATATCTCCAAAGTGGATCTGAACCGTGCGGGAACTCCGCTTTTGGAGATAGTTTCTGAGCCTGATATGAGAAGTGCGGAAGAGGCGATACTCTACCTTAAAAAGCTCCACTCGATCGTAAGATATCTCGATATCTCCGATGCAAACATGCAAGAGGGGTCTTTTCGCGTGGATGTGAACGTTTCCATTCGTCCTAAAGGAGATGAGAATCTCTATACCCGTGTCGAGATCAAGAATATCAACTCTTTTAGATTTATTCAAAGAGCTATCGAGCTTGAAGTGGCTCGTCAAAAAGAGGCTTGGGAAGACGGTGTATACGATCAAGAGATCGTTCAAGAAACCCGTCTTTTCGATCAGGCGAAACAGGAGACCAGAAGTATGCGCGGCAAGGAAGAAGCGGCGGATTACCGTTACTTCCCGGAACCCGACCTTTTAAAAGCGGTCGTTACCGATGAAATGTACGTTCAGGCGACGCAGATCCCAGAACTTCCCGATGAGAAAAAAGAGCGTTTCGTTAAAGATTTCGGTATGAACGAGTATAATGCTTCGGTCATTACTTCTACTTTAGAGATGGCGAAATTCTTTGAAGAGATGATGGATGAAGGTATAAGCGCTAAAAATGCGGTAACCTGGCTTACGGTCGAGCTTCAAGGGCGTCTAAAAGGCGGTATGAGTGTCGAAACCTCGCCTGTGGATGCAAAAAAACTGGGAATGCTGGTAAAACGCATCGAAGACAACACTATCAGCGGCAAAGCGGCAAAAGAGGTGCTTGATTATCTGATGGAGAATGAAAGCGGCGTCGACGATGCTATCGACAAACTCGGTCTCAAACAGGTAAGTGATACGGGTGCTATCGAGGCTATCATCGATGAGATCCTTGCTGCAAACCAGGACAAGGTCGCTGAATATAAAAGCGGAAAAGACAAACTGTTCGGATTCTTCGTGGGTCAAACCATGAAAGCTTCAAAAGGCAGTGCAAATCCTCAGGCGGTCAATGACATACTAAAAGCAAAATT